The Allorhodopirellula heiligendammensis genome includes a window with the following:
- a CDS encoding aminotransferase class I/II-fold pyridoxal phosphate-dependent enzyme, which produces MPPRDHFVSILRHWEQARSDNTAFSFTDGDGSEESLTYAQLWEQVRGLAGYLQGRCGIRPGDRVLLLYPPSLDFVVALFAVFATGAIAVPAFPPRRNRKASRIRSIVLDADARWALSTGAVIEQLSGPELHEDLVGVQLLGTDLPEHRDGSYWRCPRLRNDALGVLQYTSGSTGSPKGVMLTQANLIANSELILHAFQPSKSIIGASWLPTYHDMGLIGGVVMPMFMGCPNVLMSPMAFLQRPARWLQVVSKYNVTVSGGPNFAYQLCVDKIDDAEVSGLDLSSWEIAFNGAEPIRASTLDAFSQRFGKIGFRATSHLPCYGMAETTLIVTGGPQDNGADQTRPVLQYFDGPALDKKTVRPASQSDSARQLVGCGRILPGERIEIVDPDTCGILSAGSIGEIWVQSPSVGRGYWQRREESAKTFAAMTDDDQGPFLRTGDLGFLHEGQLYISGRLKDMIIVRGVNRYPQDIEATVERASEVVQAGSVAAFAMTDSDREQLVIVAETIRRRDLDWDEHLQAIRRAVTEEHDLPPDAVYLVRNSSVPKTSSGKIQRHACLHAVRDNDLKVVAQWVRGEEASQHSSATRGETMMKAAAGSSGLNAPADPIIIDAIEIHVRRIAGERAGQMSTDTNIVLDLGLDSLERLEIARNLERTFGGRFPEQVLDEIETIGQIAAAVERYLPSGARRRAESFLRDPNAQLGLSDDQVDGTDLRAAVGEASGDGSATRSIRNVTVDPEDDVTQFTEYRRLKATMRQMQLTGCPNPFFTVHDGIVGDTTTIDGESYISFASYNYLGLSGHPEVSAAASDAIARYGTSVSASRLVSGEKPIHGELERKIADWVGVDAAITMVGGHATNETTIGHLVGPEDLILHDALSHNSIVQGALLSGAKRRPFPHNDYAALDRMLTALRSHYRRTLVVIEGVYSMDGDFSDVPKFVEVKKRHRCMLMVDEAHSFGTMGKTGHGIAEHFGLDPRQIDIWMGTLSKSASSCGGYIAGSQALVELLRYTAPGFVFSVGMPPGQVAAAIASLEVLEREPQRVEQLRHNSRLFLSLCQTAGLDTGDSGGTPVVPVITGNSLVALRLSNRLKKDAINVQPILYPAVDESAARLRFFITSAHTEEQIRFTVDRTQHHLQELQESPPATLAETG; this is translated from the coding sequence ATGCCGCCGCGTGACCATTTCGTGTCGATTCTGCGGCACTGGGAACAGGCTCGATCGGATAACACGGCATTTTCGTTCACCGACGGCGACGGCAGTGAAGAGTCGCTGACCTATGCGCAGTTATGGGAGCAGGTCCGCGGATTGGCGGGATATCTGCAGGGCCGATGTGGCATTCGCCCAGGGGACCGAGTGTTGCTGCTCTATCCACCGAGCCTTGATTTTGTGGTCGCGCTGTTTGCGGTGTTCGCTACCGGTGCTATAGCCGTTCCGGCCTTCCCGCCGAGGCGGAATCGCAAGGCATCGCGGATTCGCTCGATCGTCTTGGACGCCGACGCACGATGGGCTCTTTCGACGGGAGCGGTGATCGAGCAACTCTCCGGACCCGAGTTGCACGAGGACTTAGTCGGTGTGCAATTACTCGGCACCGATTTGCCCGAGCATCGCGATGGCTCGTATTGGCGTTGTCCGCGACTTCGCAACGACGCACTGGGAGTGTTGCAGTATACCTCCGGATCGACAGGTTCGCCGAAAGGAGTGATGTTGACTCAGGCGAACTTAATCGCCAACAGCGAATTGATCCTCCACGCTTTCCAGCCCTCGAAATCCATCATTGGCGCTTCATGGTTGCCGACCTATCACGACATGGGATTGATTGGCGGGGTCGTAATGCCGATGTTCATGGGCTGTCCCAACGTCTTGATGAGCCCAATGGCATTTCTTCAGCGTCCTGCTCGCTGGTTGCAGGTCGTCTCTAAGTACAACGTCACCGTTAGTGGTGGGCCCAATTTTGCCTATCAACTCTGTGTTGACAAGATTGATGATGCGGAAGTCTCTGGCCTTGATCTTTCGTCTTGGGAGATTGCCTTCAATGGTGCTGAGCCTATTCGCGCCTCCACCCTGGATGCGTTCTCGCAGCGGTTCGGAAAAATTGGGTTCCGTGCAACCTCGCACCTGCCGTGCTATGGCATGGCCGAAACGACGCTGATTGTTACTGGCGGCCCCCAGGACAACGGGGCGGACCAGACCCGGCCAGTGCTGCAGTACTTTGATGGTCCGGCGCTGGACAAGAAAACCGTTCGGCCCGCTTCCCAGAGTGACTCCGCTCGTCAACTCGTTGGCTGCGGTCGTATTCTTCCGGGGGAGCGGATTGAGATCGTTGATCCGGATACCTGCGGCATCTTGTCAGCGGGTTCGATTGGTGAGATTTGGGTGCAGAGTCCTTCCGTCGGCCGTGGCTATTGGCAGCGACGTGAGGAGTCCGCCAAAACTTTCGCAGCGATGACCGATGACGACCAAGGCCCGTTTCTGCGAACGGGTGATCTCGGCTTTCTGCACGAGGGCCAGCTTTACATTTCCGGTCGGCTCAAAGACATGATCATTGTGCGGGGCGTCAATCGCTATCCGCAAGACATCGAGGCCACCGTGGAGCGGGCCAGTGAAGTTGTTCAAGCCGGCTCGGTAGCGGCCTTCGCAATGACCGATAGTGATCGGGAACAACTCGTCATCGTGGCTGAAACGATTCGGCGCCGCGATCTGGATTGGGATGAGCACCTGCAGGCAATTCGCCGGGCGGTTACCGAAGAGCACGACCTGCCGCCCGATGCGGTTTATCTCGTTCGCAATAGCAGCGTTCCCAAGACGAGCAGTGGCAAAATCCAGCGTCACGCGTGTTTGCACGCCGTCCGCGATAATGACCTGAAGGTAGTCGCGCAGTGGGTGCGAGGTGAGGAAGCTTCGCAGCATTCCTCCGCCACACGCGGTGAAACGATGATGAAGGCGGCCGCAGGCAGCAGCGGACTGAACGCTCCTGCCGATCCGATCATCATCGATGCGATCGAAATCCATGTTCGTCGAATTGCCGGTGAGCGAGCCGGACAGATGTCGACCGATACCAACATCGTTTTGGATCTCGGTTTGGACAGCCTCGAACGGCTCGAGATCGCGCGTAATCTCGAACGCACCTTCGGCGGTCGATTTCCCGAGCAGGTGCTCGACGAGATCGAAACGATCGGCCAGATCGCTGCAGCGGTCGAGCGATATCTGCCCTCGGGGGCCCGCCGCCGCGCCGAGTCGTTCTTGCGCGATCCCAACGCTCAGCTGGGGTTGAGCGATGATCAGGTCGACGGCACCGACCTGCGGGCGGCCGTGGGGGAAGCATCCGGGGATGGATCCGCGACCCGCTCGATTCGCAATGTGACCGTGGACCCTGAAGACGATGTGACGCAGTTCACGGAGTATCGTCGACTCAAAGCGACCATGCGGCAGATGCAGTTGACCGGTTGTCCGAACCCTTTCTTCACCGTCCATGACGGCATTGTCGGCGATACCACGACCATCGACGGCGAGAGCTACATCAGCTTTGCCAGCTACAACTATCTCGGCTTGAGCGGCCACCCGGAAGTCTCTGCCGCCGCATCGGACGCGATCGCCCGTTACGGAACGAGTGTCTCGGCGAGCCGCTTAGTCAGCGGAGAGAAGCCGATCCACGGTGAACTCGAACGAAAAATCGCGGACTGGGTGGGGGTCGATGCCGCCATCACCATGGTCGGCGGCCATGCCACGAACGAGACAACAATCGGCCATCTCGTGGGGCCGGAAGACCTGATCCTGCACGATGCTTTATCGCATAACAGCATCGTGCAAGGCGCGCTGCTTTCGGGCGCCAAACGACGTCCGTTTCCTCACAATGACTACGCCGCCCTCGATCGAATGCTGACGGCCTTGCGATCTCATTACCGCCGCACGTTGGTAGTGATCGAAGGTGTCTATAGCATGGATGGCGATTTTTCAGATGTTCCCAAATTCGTCGAAGTCAAGAAACGCCATCGCTGCATGCTGATGGTCGATGAGGCTCATAGTTTCGGTACGATGGGTAAGACTGGCCATGGTATTGCCGAGCATTTTGGGCTGGATCCTCGACAAATCGACATTTGGATGGGCACGCTGAGTAAGTCTGCGTCCTCGTGCGGTGGATACATCGCGGGCTCGCAAGCTCTCGTCGAGCTGCTTCGCTACACGGCTCCAGGTTTTGTGTTTAGTGTCGGGATGCCACCGGGCCAAGTCGCTGCCGCGATCGCGTCGCTGGAGGTTCTCGAGCGTGAGCCGCAGCGGGTCGAGCAATTGCGCCACAACAGTCGCTTATTCTTGTCGCTGTGCCAGACGGCGGGGCTCGATACTGGTGACAGCGGCGGGACGCCCGTGGTCCCCGTCATCACCGGGAATTCGCTCGTCGCGCTGCGGCTGAGTAATCGGCTCAAGAAAGACGCCATCAACGTGCAGCCCATCCTCTACCCAGCCGTAGACGAGTCTGCGGCCCGCTTGCGGTTCTTCATCACGAGTGCGCACACCGAGGAACAGATCCGGTTCACCGTCGACCGTACGCAGCATCACTTGCAGGAACTTCAAGAATCCCCACCGGCAACCTTGGCGGAAACAGGTTAG
- a CDS encoding ComEC/Rec2 family competence protein: protein MRPVTILAVLPAKLRHFHAINVMHRMQSLAWQQPLTLLAAFAWLGVLLDRSTELPQSLWLSLLVCSAIGLPICSRLPPPDLNRLRIPIIGMLIISLFALRHHNVTSQYAAATVFDVLQDQAEPMILTGVVDRPARMQRDPLDVAASWRDDAASGLRGTSKFQTILQVSIRTLRIGFQPEPFTGRALVRVDGDCVSLLPGDHVKLMGQISLFTPPTNPGERDMREWAARNDLQCTLQVDSLEGVSRPDSTEAGQRYTIWQRGGRIVASLAASARESILQQIAPDQQGLALALVLGQRDLLDRTTAESLLVTGTAHLLSVSGLHLGILLVLARIIAGLLRFPLKLQWVFLVGVTLFYVAITGGRPPVLRAAILLSTVVLSTAMARPQQPINSLSLAAIVLAGWMPAAIFSVGMQLSFLAVATLLSCGRPRSRGHTLASQSIELEHQFDELARQSLGRLRRYLQWSSRGLMIAVWYSGCVSVITLPIVWNQFHVVSPISVLVNVVLSPLMLVALSAGVSTVLAAGVFTPLAVIPGWVCSEVLTVMRWVIEQASKVPGGHAWLPSPSVLWVAMFYAVLLLIVAARACNHRRVPIVLWSIAWFATAWWTATTPSALPAGTYEATFVDVGHGTATILRPRSDDIWLYDCGWLGNFHQSSQKVDDVLWSMGVTRLQGIVISHADADHFNALPGLAKRFSIGCIITPPDMLSGDGAMLARTRRVIQEYDIPVYEIDRDGSLAKRLKLAEPPFWLRDVHVLHPPAVPLDASDNANSLVLQIDHGGRYLLLPGDLEPPGTAVLISTPRPRPGGVMMAPHHGSLRMDAGAVLQWARPRETIVSGGKRAAKPAVTQMLSAAGGGVHVTADDGAIRVRMDAAGNVEIRSWLGDPW from the coding sequence TTGCGGCCTGTAACGATTCTCGCGGTCCTGCCCGCCAAATTACGTCATTTTCACGCGATCAATGTCATGCACCGCATGCAGTCGCTGGCATGGCAGCAGCCGCTGACGCTGCTCGCTGCGTTTGCCTGGCTAGGCGTGCTGCTGGACCGGTCCACAGAGCTCCCTCAGTCACTATGGCTGTCGCTGCTGGTCTGCTCGGCGATTGGATTGCCGATTTGTTCACGGTTGCCCCCACCCGACTTGAACCGGTTGCGGATTCCCATAATCGGCATGTTAATAATCAGCCTATTCGCACTGCGGCATCACAATGTGACGTCCCAGTATGCTGCAGCGACGGTTTTTGACGTCCTTCAGGATCAAGCGGAACCGATGATCCTAACGGGGGTAGTCGATCGGCCAGCCCGTATGCAACGAGACCCACTCGATGTGGCGGCAAGCTGGCGGGATGACGCAGCGAGCGGCCTGCGCGGGACCAGCAAGTTTCAAACAATCCTGCAGGTCTCAATCCGAACGTTGCGGATTGGCTTCCAACCGGAACCTTTCACCGGGCGGGCATTGGTGCGGGTTGACGGAGATTGCGTCTCTCTCTTGCCAGGGGACCATGTCAAATTAATGGGTCAGATCTCACTGTTTACTCCGCCGACGAATCCCGGCGAGCGCGACATGCGGGAATGGGCGGCCCGCAACGATCTACAGTGCACCTTGCAGGTCGATAGTCTCGAGGGCGTGAGCAGGCCCGACAGCACTGAAGCGGGACAGCGTTACACCATCTGGCAGCGTGGCGGACGGATCGTGGCGTCGCTCGCCGCGTCTGCTCGAGAATCGATCCTGCAACAGATTGCCCCGGACCAACAGGGACTCGCCCTAGCACTCGTCCTCGGCCAGCGAGATTTGCTCGATCGCACGACAGCGGAATCCCTGCTCGTCACCGGCACCGCGCACTTGCTCTCGGTCAGTGGCCTGCATCTAGGTATCCTGCTGGTGCTAGCGCGAATCATCGCTGGACTGCTGCGTTTTCCCTTAAAATTGCAGTGGGTTTTCCTGGTTGGCGTAACGTTGTTCTACGTCGCCATCACAGGTGGGCGACCGCCCGTGTTACGTGCCGCCATTTTGCTATCGACGGTCGTTTTGTCCACGGCAATGGCTCGTCCGCAGCAACCGATTAATTCACTCTCCCTCGCCGCGATCGTGCTCGCTGGGTGGATGCCTGCCGCTATTTTCAGTGTCGGCATGCAGTTGTCATTTCTCGCCGTGGCGACGTTGTTGAGCTGTGGTCGTCCGCGGAGCCGTGGGCATACCCTCGCCAGCCAAAGCATTGAACTGGAACATCAATTCGATGAATTGGCGCGCCAATCTCTGGGACGCCTTCGGCGGTATCTGCAGTGGTCCAGCAGAGGATTGATGATTGCCGTTTGGTATAGCGGCTGTGTATCTGTGATCACACTACCAATCGTCTGGAATCAATTTCATGTCGTCTCACCAATCAGCGTGCTCGTCAATGTGGTGCTGTCACCTCTCATGCTGGTCGCATTGTCTGCCGGTGTGTCGACGGTCTTGGCAGCCGGCGTATTCACGCCTCTCGCTGTCATCCCCGGCTGGGTTTGCTCCGAGGTCTTAACAGTCATGCGATGGGTCATTGAGCAGGCGTCAAAGGTCCCAGGGGGTCATGCATGGCTCCCGAGTCCCTCGGTACTCTGGGTGGCGATGTTCTACGCGGTGCTGCTGCTGATCGTGGCGGCGCGTGCATGCAACCACAGGCGAGTGCCGATCGTTCTCTGGTCCATCGCCTGGTTCGCAACCGCATGGTGGACGGCCACAACCCCCAGTGCGTTGCCCGCTGGAACCTACGAAGCAACCTTTGTCGATGTGGGCCACGGCACCGCGACCATCCTGCGTCCACGCTCAGATGATATCTGGCTGTATGATTGCGGGTGGCTGGGGAACTTCCATCAAAGCAGTCAGAAGGTTGACGATGTGCTGTGGTCGATGGGCGTGACGCGACTGCAGGGAATCGTGATTTCCCATGCCGATGCTGACCACTTCAATGCGTTGCCGGGATTGGCAAAGCGTTTCTCGATCGGTTGCATTATCACTCCTCCGGACATGCTGTCCGGTGATGGTGCGATGCTCGCGCGCACACGTCGCGTCATCCAAGAGTACGACATCCCGGTGTACGAAATCGATCGTGACGGTTCGCTCGCGAAGCGATTGAAGCTTGCTGAACCGCCGTTCTGGTTGCGCGACGTGCACGTATTGCACCCTCCTGCTGTGCCACTCGATGCGAGCGACAATGCAAATTCACTGGTGCTGCAGATCGATCACGGCGGACGCTATCTGTTACTGCCGGGAGATCTAGAACCACCGGGCACCGCCGTTTTAATATCGACACCTCGGCCGCGACCGGGCGGGGTCATGATGGCACCCCATCATGGCAGCCTGCGGATGGATGCGGGTGCAGTGCTGCAGTGGGCACGCCCCCGTGAGACCATTGTCAGCGGTGGCAAACGGGCTGCGAAGCCTGCCGTCACCCAGATGCTTTCCGCCGCCGGCGGCGGTGTTCACGTCACCGCCGACGATGGCGCGATACGTGTCCGGATGGATGCCGCCGGCAACGTTGAGATCCGCTCCTGGCTGGGCGATCCCTGGTAA
- a CDS encoding molybdenum cofactor guanylyltransferase has protein sequence MPRTLLLGAVLAGGRSIRMGRCKAELPHESGGTFLDHALEQLAACCDHVACSLAADAAEPTRGSVSSTGGNIADRSTIRTRDGESFQDIGCSANPLPPGVVVIVDEVPDRGPVEGVCGAVELANSLGCAGVLVTAVDMPALNATHLQHLISVFSDAPDRVVVAISDDVAVKKRIQPLVAIYPVALQGDLQALAGSAHRSLYRFLEGVDCCFVELPAGVLHNVNSPHDLRV, from the coding sequence ATGCCTCGCACTCTCCTCCTCGGCGCCGTGCTCGCCGGTGGACGTTCGATCCGGATGGGGCGTTGTAAAGCAGAACTTCCGCATGAATCTGGCGGTACGTTTCTCGATCACGCCCTCGAGCAGCTTGCCGCCTGCTGCGATCATGTTGCGTGTTCTTTAGCCGCCGATGCGGCGGAGCCCACCCGGGGCAGCGTTAGCAGTACCGGCGGGAACATCGCTGATCGCTCCACAATCAGAACAAGGGATGGCGAATCATTTCAAGACATAGGTTGTTCCGCCAATCCATTGCCACCCGGCGTGGTTGTGATAGTTGATGAGGTACCGGATCGTGGGCCTGTCGAAGGCGTGTGTGGCGCCGTCGAGTTGGCGAACTCACTCGGTTGCGCCGGAGTTTTGGTGACCGCAGTTGACATGCCCGCTCTCAACGCTACGCATCTCCAACACCTGATCTCGGTATTCAGCGATGCACCCGACCGTGTTGTCGTCGCGATCTCCGACGATGTTGCGGTGAAGAAACGCATCCAGCCGCTCGTAGCGATCTACCCGGTTGCGCTGCAGGGTGACCTGCAGGCACTCGCAGGATCAGCGCATCGCAGTCTGTATCGCTTTCTAGAGGGTGTGGACTGCTGCTTTGTCGAACTTCCCGCCGGTGTGCTGCACAATGTTAATTCACCACACGACCTACGCGTATGA
- a CDS encoding superoxide dismutase family protein, with amino-acid sequence MFHRLNSPSFLIIASVAFMTLGCEKSPDSAAVNPANSETTSQSPIAGTASDDVEDTTGQSDVAICRLEQIGGSGVTGTVNFTQLGDKVTVTGEVKGLKPGKHGFHVHESGDLSDKETGKSAGGHFNPTGQKHGKPTDAERHFGDLGNITADDQGVAKIEITDNVISLRGPNSIVGKSIVVHVGDDKFTQPTGDAGARAAFGLIEKKVAP; translated from the coding sequence ATGTTCCACCGCCTCAACAGCCCCTCGTTTTTGATCATCGCCAGCGTCGCGTTCATGACACTCGGGTGCGAAAAATCGCCGGATTCAGCTGCCGTGAATCCAGCGAATTCTGAAACGACATCGCAGAGTCCGATTGCTGGCACCGCCTCCGACGACGTCGAGGACACGACCGGTCAGAGCGATGTCGCGATTTGCCGGCTTGAGCAGATCGGGGGCAGCGGCGTCACCGGTACAGTGAATTTCACGCAGTTGGGGGACAAGGTGACTGTTACCGGGGAAGTGAAAGGATTGAAGCCTGGTAAGCATGGATTCCATGTTCACGAGAGCGGTGATCTGTCCGACAAGGAAACAGGCAAGTCTGCCGGAGGACATTTTAATCCGACCGGACAAAAGCACGGCAAGCCTACCGACGCGGAACGTCATTTTGGGGACCTCGGCAATATCACCGCAGATGATCAAGGTGTCGCTAAAATCGAGATCACTGACAACGTGATCTCACTGCGCGGTCCGAATTCGATTGTGGGCAAGTCCATTGTGGTGCATGTAGGTGATGATAAGTTCACCCAACCGACCGGTGACGCAGGTGCTCGGGCAGCGTTCGGATTGATCGAAAAGAAAGTTGCTCCCTAA
- a CDS encoding molybdopterin molybdotransferase MoeA, whose protein sequence is MTPYRFDCLDDAIAALAEPLMPVEVESQCRECVGRVLAEPIQADRDHPAADVSAMDGYAVAHRDGGTLSDLFRTDEIPVTAESVPGSPPPTFSADGVIRIFTGGIVPSGCDRVIQREHTIEKSPMPSLPLGAIQWRAEASGSTEGANIRRQGENLTVGAQALAAGIVIDSPQAAAMASFGVTMTSVHRRVRVAIITTGDELSGGPHVEAEVPSGPLPAWKIRNSNAPALAALLARRRYLDQPTLLHAGDDPAQLRQTLAHAIRGHDMVLLTGGVSMGDHDYVPEVVRQLGAETVFHKLPLRPGKPILGAIHAESPGDVATPIIGLPGNPVSATMGAVRFALPLIDKLAGLTRWQCAPPSVELDDVGQKTLPLIWLRAVRMTRPGRAELVIGKGSGDLVSLAASDGFIEMPPGANHSGPWPFFGW, encoded by the coding sequence ATGACTCCCTACCGATTCGATTGCCTCGACGATGCCATCGCCGCGCTCGCTGAACCCCTCATGCCGGTCGAGGTTGAGTCTCAATGTCGTGAATGTGTTGGCCGGGTGTTGGCCGAACCGATTCAGGCCGACCGCGATCACCCCGCCGCTGATGTGTCGGCCATGGACGGATATGCGGTGGCTCATCGAGACGGCGGCACGCTCAGCGATCTTTTTCGTACCGACGAGATACCGGTTACCGCGGAGAGTGTTCCAGGATCACCGCCACCCACGTTTTCGGCTGACGGTGTGATTCGCATTTTCACCGGCGGCATCGTTCCATCGGGCTGCGACCGTGTGATCCAGCGAGAACACACGATTGAAAAATCGCCCATGCCATCTCTGCCGCTCGGAGCGATTCAGTGGCGAGCGGAGGCCAGCGGCAGTACGGAGGGTGCGAATATTCGGCGGCAAGGCGAGAACTTGACGGTGGGGGCGCAAGCTCTAGCCGCAGGGATTGTGATTGATTCACCGCAAGCCGCTGCGATGGCGAGTTTTGGTGTCACGATGACTTCGGTGCACCGTCGGGTCCGCGTTGCCATTATTACCACCGGCGATGAACTCAGTGGCGGGCCCCATGTGGAAGCGGAGGTGCCGAGCGGACCGCTGCCAGCGTGGAAAATCCGCAATAGCAACGCGCCCGCCCTCGCCGCGCTGCTGGCAAGGCGCCGCTATCTTGATCAGCCGACTTTGCTGCATGCCGGCGACGATCCCGCTCAACTGCGGCAAACGCTCGCGCACGCGATCCGCGGCCATGACATGGTTTTGTTGACCGGCGGCGTGTCGATGGGCGACCACGACTACGTCCCCGAAGTCGTCCGTCAGCTCGGTGCGGAGACGGTTTTTCATAAATTGCCCCTGCGACCGGGCAAACCCATTCTCGGCGCCATCCACGCTGAGTCTCCCGGGGATGTCGCGACGCCCATCATTGGGCTGCCAGGCAATCCAGTCAGTGCGACGATGGGGGCCGTTCGATTTGCGTTGCCGCTCATCGACAAACTCGCCGGTCTGACACGTTGGCAATGCGCGCCCCCCAGCGTCGAACTCGACGACGTGGGGCAGAAAACGCTCCCCTTGATCTGGCTTCGCGCCGTTCGCATGACTCGACCGGGCCGAGCCGAATTAGTGATTGGAAAAGGGTCAGGAGACCTCGTTTCGCTAGCGGCCAGTGACGGATTTATCGAAATGCCGCCGGGCGCGAACCATTCTGGGCCCTGGCCCTTTTTCGGCTGGTAG
- a CDS encoding Trm112 family protein — MIITPNILQMLRCPAGGGALVLADRQLIERVNAAISDGTARDQLDARVDEPIDAGVVNTARNRLYPIRDNITTLIADDAIRIDNLGAGQTPGLS; from the coding sequence ATGATTATCACACCGAATATTCTGCAAATGCTGCGTTGCCCCGCCGGTGGAGGAGCACTCGTACTGGCCGATCGGCAGCTGATTGAGAGGGTCAATGCGGCTATCAGCGACGGCACCGCCCGCGACCAACTCGACGCGCGTGTCGACGAACCTATCGACGCAGGGGTAGTCAACACCGCTAGAAATCGCCTGTATCCCATTCGCGACAACATCACGACGTTGATCGCCGATGATGCCATCCGCATTGACAATTTGGGAGCAGGCCAGACGCCTGGCCTGTCCTGA